The Hymenobacter oligotrophus genome has a window encoding:
- a CDS encoding DUF4259 domain-containing protein, producing the protein MATWGHRNFDNDTAADFAGDFRKQPNEAMLLAALATVSEAEDDERIEAAEASEALAAAEIVAAILGKPTRDFPADVIPVIVKMNPGESEDLRELAQEAVEAVLRRSDLQAHWAKQGEAVEGWVQVQQDLLHRLQ; encoded by the coding sequence ATGGCCACCTGGGGACACCGCAACTTCGACAACGACACGGCCGCCGATTTTGCCGGCGACTTCCGCAAGCAGCCCAACGAGGCCATGCTGCTGGCCGCTTTGGCAACGGTATCCGAGGCCGAAGACGACGAACGCATTGAGGCCGCCGAAGCCAGCGAAGCCTTGGCTGCTGCCGAAATTGTGGCCGCCATCCTAGGGAAACCCACGCGCGATTTTCCGGCCGATGTAATTCCGGTTATTGTCAAAATGAACCCCGGCGAAAGCGAAGACCTGCGCGAGCTGGCCCAGGAGGCCGTGGAGGCCGTGTTGCGCCGCTCCGATTTGCAGGCCCATTGGGCCAAGCAGGGCGAGGCGGTCGAGGGTTGGGTGCAGGTGC